One Argentina anserina chromosome 6, drPotAnse1.1, whole genome shotgun sequence genomic window, TCAATCAAAATTGAAGCCGGAAAATCAACTGCATTAGTGGGACAAAGCGGTTCTGGAAAATCAACAATCATCGGATTAATTGAAAGATTTTATGATCCATTGAAAGGGGAAGTGATAATTGATGGTCGGGATGTGAAATCATACCACCTTAGGTCATTGAGGAAACACATAGCACTTGTTAGCCAAGAACCAACGCTATTTTCAGGTACCATAAGAGAGAATATCATATATGGCGTATCGGATAAGATTGATGAATTGGAGATTATTGAAGCAGCAAAGGCAGCCAATGCTCACGATTTCATCTCAAGCCTCAAGGAAGGGTATGACACTTCGTGTGGAGATAGAGGAGTGCAACTATCTGGGGGACAGAAGCAACGCATTGCTATAGCAAGAGCCATATTGAGGAACCCGGTGGTGTTACTATTAGATGAGGCGACCAGCGCGCTTGATAGTCAGTCGGAGAAGGTGGTGCAAGATGCCCTAGAGAGAGTGATGGTGGGGAGGACTAGTGTGGTGGTGGCGCACAGGTTGAGTACCATACAACACTGTGATCTTATCACTGTCCTTGATAAAGGGAAGGTTGTGGAGAAAGGGACTCACTCGTCTCTTTTGGCCAAAGGGCCTAAAGGTTCATACTACTCATTGGTTACCCTCCAAAGGACTCCATCCGCATCAGAGCTTACCAAATTGCCATGATCGAACCCTTTTTTCGTTTCTCCATGAAAACGTTGGATTCTGAAGGCATACGATTCCTTGTACGTAGTAGTGTTAATTATCGTACGTATACCTAAGTACTGtgtatgtatgaatgtatgatGATGATCAGCGCGTGCGATTTGCTTCTCTTATTGATGATGGAGTAACAAAGTTTATAACTGTTGGTCTGATGCCATATATCAATACATGATGTTTCCAGCTTACTGATCATaagcatgtatatataattatattatgAATTGTTTTAAGAACAACTGTACATTGTAATTTTATTACGAAATGAAGCAAATTAGCCAAGCTACGTACAGATTACAATTCATATACGACTTGTGCAACACATCTTTCATACGTCCAATAAACTTAGGAGTTAGGACCTTACTGGGCATTATAATTAGTTTGTTaattaaaagtttaaaaccCTTCGCAGACGACCTCTCTCGTCTTCTTTGCTGTGgaaattaccaaaaacaaaaattatcaaACAAGATATGCATTCATGAAGACGGGAGCACATCACATGTGCCAAGAGAACCATGTGCCAAAAATGTGCCTACAATAAAAAACCGACACGTGGAATTCCACTTACCATAACCTAACCAGAGTTAgtaaatatattttcattcaaCGAAGTAAAAAATGAAATCTTAGCAAAACTCCGGCCTTGACTTCAGGTCATAATACTCTTttactctttttcttttttcactcACCAACACGCAGATGTATGCATTTCATGAGCCCAGAACTAGAATCATCTAATCGCCATGGGTAGTGACTAGTGAGGCACGCTGAGAATTTAAACTTAGACCCCCTTTGAACTTTTGTAATTAACTTCCCTTCCCCGGCGACTCCCACCTCAGAAAAAAGGTCGTTGGCCTCATGAACAAGATCATTGCGGCTTCAGTCGATACCCGGCTCGATTTATACGCGACGATCCGAAAGATAATAATGGGTGTCGACATTGATAGCTTGAGTTCGATCAAGACCGCCAACCCGATTGAGCAGGATATGGAtttgaggagaagaagattagGAGAGAAAAAATTGACGATGAAGTGGAGAAGAAGTAGAATTTGATTTGATACAACCCCGAGGATAGGGGTCATATAATCAATCCCACTTTATACTGGGAAAGAACAAAAACCATAGCCATCTATATTCTCTCTTTTGTTTGCAGATGATTATAGCACAAACCAAAATTTACGAGTTCAAGCATAAATATATGTTTCTCTGCTCCATATCCCGACCCACCCTGCTCCAAACATCTACATGCCATATCGCCTCCGCCAAAACTCAGAAGCCTTAAAAATCCACCCGAGAGTCAACATACCGGAGAAAGCCATGGCGGCAGCCGCGAAACCCAACCCAACTCCAAAGCCTTGGATAGTGGATGATGGGAGATGGTGTTTTTgtctttcttttattcttaaaaacaaaagaagaaaagaaaattcaaaacaaaatgatTTTAGCTTGACTATGGTTAAGTGAACGGAGTGGAATTCCACGTGCCGGGTTTTTATTGTAGGCATATTTTTGGCACATGGTTCTCTTGGCACAGGTGATGTGCTCCCCCATGAAGACATGTTCAAAAAAGTTTGTTTTGTACTACTTGGACGTCATTAGTCTAATGACTCTAATCACTCTAATGACTACGTATTCCACATTTCCACGTACGAGCCAAGTTATAACCTATTAGCCTAAACATCGATCAAAACACCAGACTCAGAGAGTCAGAGTTTCGATGTCTATTGTTGATTGTATATCTcttttattagaaaaataatctGTTGTTAACCTCAAGCTAGACCCAGATGCTTTTATTATCtgatttaaaatttttaatCATAAATTAGCTGAACCGCCTGAACGTACTGGATCCTCGTCAGTAATGGCTTAAATATTTATAGTCAATTAACCGTGATTAGTTTTTAAACATCCAGATTCCTTTTATGCAAGGCCTGTCATCTTCATGCTATATGAATATCATTGAGCTGACGAGATCTAGTCACTCTTTGATTCCTCAGAACAAAAAAGAAGTGTGGAGTAAATGGGGGAAGAAATagaagtgaagaagaagacatgTGCATCATCTATCCGGTCTGTTTTCATGCACGCCGATGGTGTCGATAAAGTCCTGATGATCTTCGGGTTGTTGGGAGCCATTGGAGATGGCTTCTCAACTCCTTTTGTGTTGCTAATCACTGGCCGCTTGATGAACAATATCGGCGGCGCCTCAAGTGACGCTCAAGGTGTTTTCTTGCATAACCTCCAAAAGGTACTCTTTAGATTTGTTTCAGCTTAATTATACATGAcagttttgtgttttttttctttaacttgattttgattttgtggtGGACACTGGATCCGGACAGAATGCAGTGGCACTATTGTACTTGGCTTGTGGAACATTGATCAATTGTTTCCTAGGTGgagttcttttcttcttctagttTTACTAAAGATTGATTCATGTTTTGGAGAAGAGCAGATCAATATTATTAGTTTGAATGGACTAATTTGTGTAGAGGGATATTGTTGGACAAGAACTGGTGAGAGACAAGGAGCTAGAATGAGAGTAACGTATCTGAAAGCTGTTCTTAGGCAAGATGTGGGTTACTTTGATCTGCATGTCACAAGCACCTCTGAGGTGATAACCAGTATCTCTAGTGACAGCCTCGTGATTCAGGACTTCATCAGTGAAAAGGTGAATATATAGCATCATTTTGAAAGggaatttgatttggattatgAAGCTCGCAAATCTCAAAAAATGTTTGATGATGTATTATTATTGCCACCTTCTTAATTAGGTGCCAAACTTTATAATGAACTGTTCTTTGTTCTTTGGGAGCTATGTGGCGGCATTCATAATGCTGTGGAGGCTAGCCATCGTTGCATTTCCGTTTGTGGTGCTGCTGATAATTCCGGGTTTAATTTACGGTAGGGTTTTGATGGGACTTGCTAGGCAGATTAAAGACGAATACAACAAGGCTGGCGCAATAGTAGAGCAGGCACTATCATCAATCAGAACTGTTTACGCCTTTGTTggggaaaagaaaacaatttcAGAGTTCTCTGCAGCTTTGCGAGGCTCAGTGAAGTTGGGTTTGAGTCAGGGTCTGGCAAAAGGCTTGGCCATTGGAAGCAATGGCATTAATTTTGCTATTTGGTCTTTCATGTCGTACTATGGCAGCAGAATGGTCATGTATCATCGCGCGCTTGGAGGCACTGTTGTGTCAGCTGGTACTGGAATAATACTCGGTGGATTGTAAGAACTTGTTTCacatcatcaaactcatataAGAATTTTAAGTAAAATTCCAAATGCATGTGTTTGATAAATTGTTTGAACAGGGCATTCGGAAGAGGGTTATCAGACCTTAAGTACTTCGCAGAAGCGTTCTCCGCAGCAGAGCGGATAATGGAGGTTATTCGGAGAGTCCCCAAGATCGACACAGACAACATGGAAGGTGAAATGATAGAGAACGTTCACGGAGAAGTTGTATTCAAGCACGTTGAGTTCGCATACCCTTCAAGGCCAGAAAGCATCATCTTCAACAACTTCACCTTAACGGTTCCAGCTGGGAAGACTGTGGCATTGGTCGGTCGCAGTGGCTCCGGAAAGTCGACAGTGATTTCTTTGTTGCAGAGATTTTATGATCCAATCGGGGGAGAAATACTCATTGATGGGGTGGCAATAAACAACTGTCAACTCAAGTGGCTGAGGTCCCAGATGGGGCTTGTGAGCCAAGAGCCTGCTCTATTTGCAACCAGCATAAGAGAGAACATACTTTTTGGGAAAGAAGATGCTACCATGGACGCGGTTATTGAGGCTGGTAAAGCTTCAAATGCTCACTATTTCATCTCTCAGTTGCCTCTGGGATATGACACACAGGTTCGTACAGTTGAGTTAGTTCTCTTCTTGTCATTATCATGATCGATCAATACGTTATTTTTCTACGTTACGTTAACACTCCATGTAGACAATTTCCATCAATGTTTGTAGAGAAATGCAAGATTAATTGTTGCGAGCCGACCTAGAAATTAGAGAGCAACCATGCAAATTACTTGAAAGCTATACATgttaattttcttctttccaTTGACCCAAAGATCAGATTTGTCTAAAGGTGATGAGAATTCATTTACGAATTGAACATTTGACAATTTTCTTCataattgttttttaattACGAAATAATTTTTCATGACATGCACGAACCTGATCATGTTTTGTTAACAACAAATTACTGTCACAGTACGTACCCGGTTTTAGTGCGTTCATTTGATGATTCCAGTCCAATGATCAGGGTTGAGAAAGTGCTAAAGGTAAAGTTTTATTAACTGCTGCAGGTTGGCGAAAATGGTATTCAAATTTCGGGAGGACAGAAGCAAAGAATAGCCATCGCTCGAGCAATCATCAAGAAACCACGAATCCTCCTTCTAGATGAAGCCACCAGCGCATTAGACTCCGAATCCGAGCTTGTAGTCCAAGAAACTCTGGACAAAGCAGCCGTGGGACGTACGACGATCATCATCGCCCACCGCCTCTCCACCATCCGAAACGCCGATGTCATTGCTGTTGTTCAAAACGGGCAGGTGAAGGAGACAGGCTCACACGACGAGCTATTGCAACGTGAAAATGGTCTCTACACTTCGCTTGTCCGTTTACAACAAACAGATCACGCACATATAGCATCATCCTCTATTAAGGACATGGACATTCATGACACGAGTAGTTGTAGGCTTTCAATGGTTAGCCGTTCGAGTTCTGAAAACTTGCTTGCGGATGGTGGAGCTTCTTCGGTTCATGTTGGGGAAGATGAAATCACAGAAGTTAAGAAGCTGCCGGTCCCGTCTTTTCAAAGATTGATGGCCTTGAATTCTCCGGAGTGGAAACAAGCGCTTTTGGGGTGCTTTGGTGCGGTATTGTTCGGTGCAGTTCAGCCCTTGTTTGCATTCACCCTAGGGTCAACAGTGTCTGTTTACTTCTTGGAAGATCACGATGAGATCAAGGAGAAAACGAAGATATATTCTCTGTGTTTTGTTGGGTTGGGTATCCTCTCTTTTCTAGTTAACATTTGCCAGCATTACTACTTTGCTTACCTCGGAGAGTACTTGACTAAAAGAATTAGAGAGCAGATGCTTTCAAAAATTCTTACATTTGAAGCTGGGTGGTttgatcaagatgaaaattttaGTGGTGCCATTTGCTCTAGACTTGCCAAAGATGCCAATGTGGTACGCATATTTAATTTTACCAACTTTTACTTAATTGGTTAGTATCCTATATATGCATGTCGACTTTCAATTGGCAGATTTTTActagattgtgttttatacatgcatgcatttcATAATTTACAATTGAGGAATGTACGCCTCTTCTTGCAGGTGAGATCTTTAGTGGGTGATCGGATATCCCTACTTGTACAAACCTTCGCATCTGTCACTGTAGCAGGCACAATGGGATTGATCATTGCATGGAGGCTGGCCTCAGTTATGATAGCACTGCAACCCATCACCATTGTGTGTTTCTACACCAGGCGCGTCCTTCTAAAAAGCATGTCAAGTAAAGCCATCAAAGCTCAAAATGAAAGTAGCAAGCTAGCTGCAGAGGCAGTCTCTAACCTGAGGACCGTCACCGCCTTCTCTTCTCAAGACCGCCTGCTGAAAATGCTCGAAAAGGCCCAACAAGGGCCGCGTAAGGAGAACATCCGGCAATCATGGCTGGCTGGTATTGCGCTTGGTTGTTCTCAAGGTCTGAACACTATTATCTGGGCTTTTGAGTTTTGGTACGGAGGACAGCTCGTTGCCAAGGGCTACATAACTGCGAAAGCACTGTTTGAGACGTACATGATATTGGTGAGCACGGGTAAGGTCATTGCGGAAGCAGGAAGTATGACTTCGGACCTTGTGAAAGGATCGGACGCAGTTGCGTCCCTGTTTGCTGTGTTAGACCGGGTCACAAAAATTGAACCCGAAGAAGGTTGCGAATCTATAAGTATAAAGGGTCAAATAGAACTTCGTGACATATATTTTGCCTATCCTTCTAGACCGGACGTACTGATCTTCAAAGGATTCTCAATGAATATTGAAGCAGGAAAATCTACGGCATTGATGGGACAAAGTGGGTCGGGAAAGTCGACAATCATTGGATTGATCGAAAGATTTTATGATCCAATGAGAGGGGAAGTGATAATTGATGGTCGGGATGTGAAATCCTACCACCTTAGATCATTGAGGAAACACATAGCACTTGTTAGCCAAGAGCCAACGCTATTTTCAGGTACCATAAGAGAGAATATCATATATGGCGCGTTGGACAAGGTTGACGAATTGGAGATTATTGAGGCAGCGAAGGCAGCTAACGCTCACGATTTCATCTCGAGCCTCACGGAGGGGTATGACACTTCCTGTGGAGACAAAGGAGTACAACTATCTGGGGGACAGAAGCAACGCATTGCTATAGCCAGAGCTATATTGAGGAACCCGGTGGTGTTATTATTAGATGAGGCGACCAGCGCGCTTGATAGTCAGTCGGAGAAGGTGGTGCAAGATGCCCTAGAGAGAATTATGGTGGGGAGGACTAGTGTGGTGGTGGCGCACCGGTTGAGTACCATACAACAGTGTGATCTTATCATTGTTCTTCATAAAGGGAGGGTGGTGGAGAAAGGGACTCATTCGTCTCTTTTGGCCAAAGGGCTTAAAGGTTCTTACTACTCACTGGTTACCCTCCAAAGGACTCCATCAGTATCCGAGCGAGCTCACGAAAATGCggtaaactgagtacccatgagcaggtaaccacccgttacctcacatgcagtactaaggcagacagactagagctctaactgtatcgtaactttcgcccggccaaaggctaggttccgacttgccaaacacgtacaataatctcacatcatattgtaccaaatcacgtccgaagacaaatcaatattttaacaatctcaatgttaaaatcacgtacaataatctcacatcatattgtaccaaatcacgtccgaagacaaatcaatattttaacaatctcaatgttaaaatcatgtacaataatctctcatcatattgtacaattcaaatcacatgctcaatacattcacaataaaataataacagtatattatatagcaaactatatatattcgtacttatttaccattatacaatatatatatatagtccactatatcttatacatgtcatatttcacaacacatgctcaatacacaatcttccgccatcaaaatgatcatttctaatgaattaataacagtatataatataatgaactatatatatatgcaattattaccattatacagtatatatatataatccactaaattgtatacatgttgtaattcattattaaatacttttgcaaaatcttgaatcaccgcgagggtagattcgtaaatatgtgagattttactcaccttattgacttgagcgaaattccacaattcccgaagataattcctttccttgatttaacgatcaccttgaaaagataagaaaagaatttagaatcgtttcgtaaacctttaaatgccgaaacagtaataatcggttactgttcagcaattttcggttttacgaagttactgttcagtgttaatgttactattcacggttactgtacaataaacaattaatacgtattttctgtacgtataaatactatatacgtatttctgtatgtataaatactatatgcgtatttctgtacgtataagtactatatacgtatttctgtacgtataaatactatatacatatttttgtacgtataaatactgtttaaatgtaaatacaatctcagtaaataaaatttactaaattacccttttacaaattactttttacatttactgaaagtaatttatatttatatttaccgtaagtaaaatttaattacatttaccgtacgtaaaaaaatttacatttacatttaccgtacaccgtaaattaccaaaatacccttctgtcaaaactgttcacaccgccgcacgtggcggcgcgtgtggcacacgcggcACCTCCagcaggcggcgcgtggggcccacgcgccgacgcccccaacggcgcgtatcacgccaccgccgggtCCAATCTcttctccccctcctcctcttccttcctacaACATCAGACCCTTTCTAAACTCATCC contains:
- the LOC126797428 gene encoding ABC transporter B family member 15-like; its protein translation is MGEEIEVKKKTCASSIRSVFMHADGVDKVLMIFGLLGAIGDGFSTPFVLLITGRLMNNIGGASSDAQGVFLHNLQKNAVALLYLACGTLINCFLEGYCWTRTGERQGARMRVTYLKAVLRQDVGYFDLHVTSTSEVITSISSDSLVIQDFISEKVPNFIMNCSLFFGSYVAAFIMLWRLAIVAFPFVVLLIIPGLIYGRVLMGLARQIKDEYNKAGAIVEQALSSIRTVYAFVGEKKTISEFSAALRGSVKLGLSQGLAKGLAIGSNGINFAIWSFMSYYGSRMVMYHRALGGTVVSAGTGIILGGLAFGRGLSDLKYFAEAFSAAERIMEVIRRVPKIDTDNMEGEMIENVHGEVVFKHVEFAYPSRPESIIFNNFTLTVPAGKTVALVGRSGSGKSTVISLLQRFYDPIGGEILIDGVAINNCQLKWLRSQMGLVSQEPALFATSIRENILFGKEDATMDAVIEAGKASNAHYFISQLPLGYDTQVGENGIQISGGQKQRIAIARAIIKKPRILLLDEATSALDSESELVVQETLDKAAVGRTTIIIAHRLSTIRNADVIAVVQNGQVKETGSHDELLQRENGLYTSLVRLQQTDHAHIASSSIKDMDIHDTSSCRLSMVSRSSSENLLADGGASSVHVGEDEITEVKKLPVPSFQRLMALNSPEWKQALLGCFGAVLFGAVQPLFAFTLGSTVSVYFLEDHDEIKEKTKIYSLCFVGLGILSFLVNICQHYYFAYLGEYLTKRIREQMLSKILTFEAGWFDQDENFSGAICSRLAKDANVVRSLVGDRISLLVQTFASVTVAGTMGLIIAWRLASVMIALQPITIVCFYTRRVLLKSMSSKAIKAQNESSKLAAEAVSNLRTVTAFSSQDRLLKMLEKAQQGPRKENIRQSWLAGIALGCSQGLNTIIWAFEFWYGGQLVAKGYITAKALFETYMILVSTGKVIAEAGSMTSDLVKGSDAVASLFAVLDRVTKIEPEEGCESISIKGQIELRDIYFAYPSRPDVLIFKGFSMNIEAGKSTALMGQSGSGKSTIIGLIERFYDPMRGEVIIDGRDVKSYHLRSLRKHIALVSQEPTLFSGTIRENIIYGALDKVDELEIIEAAKAANAHDFISSLTEGYDTSCGDKGVQLSGGQKQRIAIARAILRNPVVLLLDEATSALDSQSEKVVQDALERIMVGRTSVVVAHRLSTIQQCDLIIVLHKGRVVEKGTHSSLLAKGLKGSYYSLVTLQRTPSVSERAHENAVN